The window CCATGGCGAAGGCTATCAGCGCAATCACCAGAATCCCCAGCACCACCACATCGGTGACCAGGAACTGCGCGGCCGACTGCACCATGAACCCCAAACCACTGGTGGCGGCGATCAATTCGGCGGCGACCAGCGTCGACCAACCCACACCCAGGCCAATCCGCACACCGGTCAAAATATCCGGCAGCGCACTCGGCAGAATCACATGGCGAATCAACTGCGCCCGGGTCGCGCCCAACGACTGCGCGGCGCGCAATTTTGCCGGGTCGACGGTACGCACGCCGGTCGCCGTAGCGATGGCGATCGGGGCGAAGATCGCGAGGTAGATCAGCAAGACTTTCGACAGCTCACCGATGCCGCACCAGATCACGATCAGCGGCAGATAAGCCAGCGGTGGAATAGGGCGGTAGAACTCGATCAGCGGATCGAGAATGCCGCGAGCAATGCGGTTGTGGCCGATGGCGATTCCAACGGGCACGGCGGTCAGCACCGCGAAGCCCAGGCCCAGACCGATTCGGCTGAGGCTCGCGCCAAGGTGCTGCCACAACGTTGAATCCATGTAGCCGGTGGTCACCAGCAGCCAGCCTTTTTGCAGCACCGCGGACGGTGGCGGCAGGAACAGCGGCTCGATCATTCCAGTGGCGGTGACGGCCCACCAAATGGCAATGAGAGCGACCAGTGTCAGCATGCTGATCCAGCGCGTGTTCAAACTGCGACGCAGCGGGATTACCATCGAGCCCGGTTTCACCGTCGCGGCGGGAATTTCATAGCTGCTCATGCGCGCTCCTGCCGCTGGGCGGCGCTGCGTTGGGAGAACACTTTGGCGAGCACGTGTTCGCGGGTTTCGATAAAGCGCGGGTCGGACTTGATTGCCCGAGCGGACTCACCGGCGGCGTAACGCTGACCGAAATCCAGGCTCAGGCGTTCGACGATTTGCCCTGGATTCGGCGCCAGCAGAATCAGGTCCGTGGCGAGAAACACCGCTTCTTCGATGTCGTGAGTAATCAGAAAAACCGGTTTTGTGGTGCGCTGCCAGACTTGCAGCAACAGCTCCTGCATCTGTTCGCGGGTGAAGGCATCGAGGGCGCCGAAGGGTTCGTCCATCAGCAAAACCCGCGGATCAGCCGCCAGGGCACGGGCCAGGCCGACACGTTGCTTCTGCCCGCCTGAAAGCTGCCAGATCCGGCGGTTTTCGAAGCCGGAAAGGTCCACCAACGCGAGCATTTCCCGGGCGCGGAATTCACGTTTGTCTCGGGAAATGCCGGCCAGTTCCAGACCGAAACCGACGTTGGCCAGCACGTCCTGCCAGGGCAGCAGGGCATCGTCCTGGAACACCACGCCGCGTTCGGCGCTCGGGCCTTTGACCGGCACGCCATCGAGGGTGATGCGCCCGGCGCTGGGCTCGACGAAACCGGCAATCAGGTTCAACAGCGAAGTCTTGCCACTGCCGGACGGGCCGAGGGCGACCAGCAATTGCCGGGGCCCAAGGCTCAGGGAAATATCCGCCAGTACCGGTTCGGCGGCGCCGGGGTACTGTGCGCTGATGCGCTCCAGCTGAAGCAAAGCCATCGCAGTTAACTCCGATCAGTTGGTGATGTACTTGGCGCTGACGTAAGGGGCGTAATCGGGCAGTACGGCGTCAACCTTGCCTTGTTCTTTCAGGAACGCGGCGGTGTCGGTGATGGCCTTGGTGGTCGGCGCGCCGAGGGTGATCACCTGATCTGCCGCCAGCGGGAAGACGTTGCCTTGCAGCAGCAATGGGATGTCGCTGGCCTTGGCGCCGGAGAGTTTCACCAGTTTGT of the Pseudomonas frederiksbergensis genome contains:
- the tauB gene encoding taurine ABC transporter ATP-binding subunit — encoded protein: MALLQLERISAQYPGAAEPVLADISLSLGPRQLLVALGPSGSGKTSLLNLIAGFVEPSAGRITLDGVPVKGPSAERGVVFQDDALLPWQDVLANVGFGLELAGISRDKREFRAREMLALVDLSGFENRRIWQLSGGQKQRVGLARALAADPRVLLMDEPFGALDAFTREQMQELLLQVWQRTTKPVFLITHDIEEAVFLATDLILLAPNPGQIVERLSLDFGQRYAAGESARAIKSDPRFIETREHVLAKVFSQRSAAQRQERA
- the tauC gene encoding taurine ABC transporter permease TauC — its product is MSSYEIPAATVKPGSMVIPLRRSLNTRWISMLTLVALIAIWWAVTATGMIEPLFLPPPSAVLQKGWLLVTTGYMDSTLWQHLGASLSRIGLGLGFAVLTAVPVGIAIGHNRIARGILDPLIEFYRPIPPLAYLPLIVIWCGIGELSKVLLIYLAIFAPIAIATATGVRTVDPAKLRAAQSLGATRAQLIRHVILPSALPDILTGVRIGLGVGWSTLVAAELIAATSGLGFMVQSAAQFLVTDVVVLGILVIALIAFAMEMGLRALQRKLVPWHGQAH